From one Candidatus Acidulodesulfobacterium acidiphilum genomic stretch:
- the phnD gene encoding phosphate/phosphite/phosphonate ABC transporter substrate-binding protein → MSSLFKSGKKNTDRTEPNRFNNITVITSILFAVVAIFFIIFSLIIHNKLLIFSAVIFSAAFYFSIFLINRSVKKKAEIINNFIDDFLYKDKDLRKNLPQINFFGLDVKVNELFKNLYNIFIKSVDSTNNVVVDARIESAEMEKIYKENESLVGQISSISSAIDEIIMSHKEMTKGAKFAQNSSSDSFKKAGEGNLMIEAIISDIKKVSDSIENLKTTMQTLDDRSKEIGDVISLISDIADQTNLLSLNAAIEAARAGEQGRGFAVVADEVKKLAERTSKSTSDTRQIIEGLMEETSRTAEAIKNSVEEVKAISEKTKTAEEIFRNIMNAVKEEKSNIDIISSSAEQLQIAVEDVEKNLLVVQKVSGETVKTAKKSTEISTSLSNSAYELQKEFNNIRLYLFGIAPLEAASIMKAKFQPLTKYLSDSLGIKLGSFVASSYEDSVEDIGKGVAMLGYMTPSTYLSAGKKYGVKPLVFAVKNGSPTYKSVIITAKNSPINTINDLKGKKVAFGAKMSTGSTLVPKAMIKSAGIKLEDLASYDYLGGHDVVIKAVAEGEFDAGCVMDSAAEENINTVKVIASSDPIPQFPICINADIDKEIEIKIKNILMNIADLNVLKSIDKGYTSFIEAKESDFENIAKTLGL, encoded by the coding sequence ATGAGCAGTTTATTTAAGTCCGGCAAAAAAAATACCGATCGTACTGAACCAAACCGTTTTAATAACATTACCGTTATAACTTCAATATTATTCGCAGTAGTTGCAATATTTTTTATAATATTTTCGTTAATAATCCATAACAAATTATTAATTTTTTCTGCTGTAATTTTTTCTGCCGCATTTTATTTTTCCATTTTTCTAATTAATAGGTCTGTTAAGAAAAAAGCCGAAATAATCAATAATTTCATAGACGATTTTCTTTATAAAGATAAAGATTTGCGTAAAAACTTGCCGCAAATTAATTTTTTCGGTTTAGACGTCAAGGTAAACGAACTTTTTAAAAATCTTTATAATATTTTTATAAAATCTGTAGATTCTACAAATAACGTCGTCGTTGACGCAAGAATAGAAAGCGCCGAAATGGAAAAAATTTACAAAGAAAACGAATCCCTAGTCGGTCAAATTTCTTCTATTTCAAGCGCAATAGACGAAATTATCATGTCTCATAAAGAAATGACCAAAGGCGCAAAGTTTGCTCAAAATTCTTCCAGCGATTCTTTTAAAAAAGCAGGAGAAGGAAACTTAATGATAGAAGCAATAATATCCGATATCAAAAAAGTTTCAGATTCGATAGAAAATCTTAAAACTACCATGCAGACTTTAGACGACAGGTCTAAAGAAATAGGCGACGTTATTTCGCTTATAAGCGATATAGCCGACCAGACAAACCTGTTGTCTTTAAACGCGGCGATTGAAGCGGCAAGAGCCGGAGAGCAAGGAAGAGGTTTTGCGGTAGTTGCCGACGAAGTTAAAAAACTTGCCGAAAGAACAAGCAAGTCGACTTCCGATACAAGGCAGATAATAGAAGGACTTATGGAAGAAACTTCAAGGACTGCGGAAGCTATAAAAAACTCCGTCGAAGAAGTAAAGGCTATATCCGAAAAAACTAAAACGGCAGAAGAAATATTTAGAAATATAATGAATGCGGTAAAGGAAGAGAAAAGTAATATAGATATTATATCTTCATCGGCGGAACAGCTCCAAATAGCGGTCGAAGACGTAGAGAAAAATTTACTCGTCGTACAGAAAGTTTCCGGAGAAACTGTAAAAACGGCAAAAAAATCAACCGAAATAAGTACGTCGCTTTCCAATTCGGCATATGAACTTCAAAAAGAGTTTAATAACATCAGATTATATTTATTCGGCATAGCTCCTTTAGAAGCGGCATCTATAATGAAAGCGAAATTTCAACCTCTGACAAAATATTTAAGCGATTCTTTAGGGATAAAACTTGGTTCGTTTGTAGCTTCAAGTTATGAAGATTCGGTTGAAGATATAGGCAAGGGCGTTGCAATGTTAGGCTATATGACCCCTTCTACATATTTAAGCGCCGGCAAAAAATACGGAGTTAAACCTTTAGTTTTTGCGGTAAAAAACGGTTCGCCCACATATAAGAGCGTAATAATAACGGCAAAAAATTCTCCGATAAATACTATAAACGATTTAAAAGGCAAAAAGGTCGCATTCGGCGCAAAAATGTCAACCGGTTCTACTTTGGTGCCGAAAGCGATGATTAAATCGGCAGGCATAAAATTGGAAGACCTTGCTTCTTACGATTATCTCGGCGGACACGACGTAGTCATAAAGGCTGTCGCGGAAGGAGAATTCGATGCCGGATGCGTAATGGATTCCGCCGCGGAGGAAAACATAAATACGGTAAAAGTCATTGCATCTTCCGACCCCATACCCCAATTTCCTATATGCATTAACGCGGACATAGATAAAGAAATCGAAATTAAAATAAAAAATATTTTGATGAATATTGCCGATTTAAACGTGCTTAAATCCATAGATAAAGGCTATACGTCTTTTATAGAAGCGAAAGAAAGCGATTTTGAAAATATAGCAAAAACCCTTGGATTATAA
- a CDS encoding arsenic transporter, giving the protein MVTSVIIFLFTLFLIIKKPYNIGIGWSAVIGALLALIFNVIVLKDVIKVFDIVWDATFTFVAIIIISIILDEIGFFEWAALHIAKLAGGSGRKMFVYVILLGALVSALFANDGAALIITPIIYEKMKALKFERKNILPFIMAGGFIADAASIPFKISNLVNIVSADYFNLGFFTYFIDMYLPDIFSIVISVIVLFLYFRKDIPKSYDVNLLKNPREAIKDRSMFKFSFLILALLLGGYFLSEFLNLPVSAFAITFALLFVILGFKSPAVNLKTVFKNAPWNIVVFSLGMYLVVFGLKNAGLTFLLGKSIAYIAGFDGFAITLYTGYLAAFISSIMNNMPTVMINSLAIHSANLKSVMLKPSVYANVIGCDLGPKLTPIGSLATLLWLNVLERKGIKITWGYYMKVGFIITLPVLFVTLLGLYIRLFLF; this is encoded by the coding sequence ATAGTAACGTCTGTTATAATATTTTTATTCACGCTTTTTCTGATAATAAAAAAACCTTACAATATCGGCATAGGCTGGAGTGCCGTTATTGGAGCCCTGCTGGCGCTTATTTTTAACGTAATAGTTTTAAAAGACGTAATAAAAGTATTCGATATAGTATGGGACGCTACTTTTACTTTTGTCGCTATAATTATAATTTCGATAATTTTAGACGAAATAGGATTTTTTGAATGGGCGGCGCTTCATATAGCAAAGCTTGCCGGCGGCAGCGGCAGAAAAATGTTTGTTTACGTTATTCTGCTTGGGGCTTTAGTGTCGGCTCTTTTCGCAAACGACGGAGCGGCGCTGATTATAACTCCTATAATTTACGAAAAGATGAAAGCTCTTAAATTCGAAAGAAAGAATATACTGCCGTTTATTATGGCGGGAGGATTTATTGCGGATGCGGCGAGTATTCCTTTTAAGATTTCAAATTTGGTCAATATCGTTTCGGCGGACTATTTTAATTTAGGTTTTTTTACATACTTTATAGACATGTATCTGCCCGATATATTTTCGATTGTAATATCGGTAATTGTTTTGTTTTTATATTTCAGAAAAGATATTCCTAAAAGTTACGACGTCAATCTGCTGAAAAACCCAAGAGAAGCTATTAAAGACCGTTCGATGTTTAAATTTTCATTTTTGATTTTAGCGCTGCTTCTGGGCGGATATTTTTTAAGCGAATTTTTAAATCTGCCGGTTTCTGCTTTCGCGATAACTTTTGCTCTTTTGTTCGTTATACTTGGATTTAAAAGCCCTGCCGTTAATTTAAAAACCGTATTCAAAAACGCTCCGTGGAATATAGTAGTATTTTCTCTCGGAATGTATTTAGTGGTTTTTGGTCTTAAAAACGCAGGGCTTACTTTTCTTTTGGGTAAATCTATCGCGTATATAGCAGGCTTCGACGGATTCGCCATTACGCTTTATACCGGATATCTCGCGGCCTTTATATCGTCTATTATGAACAATATGCCGACGGTCATGATAAATTCTCTTGCGATTCATTCGGCAAATTTAAAGTCCGTAATGCTTAAACCTTCGGTATATGCTAACGTAATAGGATGCGATCTAGGTCCAAAGTTGACGCCTATAGGTTCGTTGGCGACGCTTTTGTGGCTTAACGTATTGGAAAGAAAAGGAATTAAAATTACGTGGGGCTATTATATGAAGGTAGGTTTTATTATTACTCTGCCGGTGCTTTTTGTAACTCTGCTTGGGCTGTATATTAGATTATTTTTGTTCTAA
- the pyk gene encoding pyruvate kinase: protein MINIYGKKVKIVATLGPASDGKKMIEKLIKNGADVIRLNFSHGDENYFAEAIKKIRSVSENTAILIDLPGPKIRTGKLNKDSINLQKGNAIILTNKYTVSDERKIYIDYPYLCDDIKPKNLVYIDDGKIKLKIVKKLNLNELEAEILTKGVLKAEKGINFPDSKLSIPSVTENDKKFLKFGAEYGADMFAISFVRSSEDITSVKKLLKDEYPSKKFLIVAKIEKMEAVKNIDKIAAAADALMVARGDLGVEAPIENIPIEQKRIIYVANLYKKPVITATQMLLSMVENETPTRAEVTDISNAIFDGTDAVMLSEETAIGKYPDETVAYMSKIIKATEKSRMFSGGGYSGYKSRASYLRHDGGIGIGYLERRSIECDDKVKIKKNADDISDIIAETASTASGLLDNCIIAAITRSGYTANLISSFKPPVPIVAVVPDDSAKRRLSLNYGVSCITMKNITDKNIDLQDVIDLIKNEIKKSGHKCPDYAVITGGVPIGEPGSTDFVKIVKLCAD, encoded by the coding sequence ATGATAAATATATACGGTAAAAAAGTTAAAATCGTGGCTACGTTAGGTCCTGCCAGCGACGGAAAAAAGATGATAGAAAAGCTTATAAAAAACGGAGCGGACGTAATAAGGCTGAATTTTTCCCATGGAGACGAAAATTATTTTGCCGAGGCGATTAAAAAAATAAGGTCGGTATCCGAAAATACCGCAATTTTAATCGATTTGCCGGGGCCGAAAATAAGAACCGGAAAATTAAATAAAGATTCAATTAATCTGCAAAAAGGAAATGCTATAATTTTAACGAATAAATATACGGTTTCCGACGAACGAAAAATTTATATAGATTATCCTTATCTCTGCGACGATATAAAACCTAAAAATTTGGTGTATATAGACGACGGCAAAATAAAGCTGAAAATAGTAAAAAAGTTAAATCTTAACGAACTTGAAGCCGAAATTCTGACAAAAGGCGTTTTAAAAGCTGAAAAGGGAATAAATTTTCCCGATTCAAAACTCAGCATTCCGTCCGTTACGGAAAACGATAAAAAATTTTTAAAATTCGGAGCCGAATACGGCGCAGATATGTTTGCAATATCTTTCGTAAGAAGTTCCGAAGATATAACGTCGGTAAAGAAATTGCTCAAAGACGAATATCCGTCAAAAAAATTTTTAATAGTAGCCAAAATAGAAAAAATGGAAGCCGTTAAAAATATCGATAAAATAGCAGCCGCCGCAGATGCTTTAATGGTTGCAAGGGGAGACCTTGGAGTAGAAGCACCCATAGAAAATATACCTATAGAACAAAAGAGGATTATATACGTCGCCAATCTCTATAAAAAACCGGTTATAACGGCAACGCAGATGCTTTTGTCCATGGTTGAAAACGAGACGCCTACGAGAGCCGAGGTTACCGATATTTCCAACGCTATTTTTGACGGAACGGATGCCGTAATGCTTTCCGAAGAAACGGCTATAGGAAAATATCCCGACGAAACGGTTGCTTATATGTCTAAGATTATAAAGGCTACCGAAAAAAGCAGGATGTTTTCCGGAGGCGGTTATAGCGGTTATAAATCGCGTGCGTCCTACTTGAGGCATGACGGCGGCATAGGCATCGGATATTTAGAACGCCGCAGTATAGAGTGTGACGATAAGGTTAAAATTAAAAAAAACGCCGACGATATTTCCGATATAATAGCAGAAACGGCATCGACGGCATCGGGGTTATTAGATAATTGCATTATAGCGGCAATAACCAGGTCGGGTTACACCGCCAATTTAATATCCTCATTTAAACCTCCGGTTCCCATTGTGGCGGTAGTGCCGGATGATTCCGCAAAAAGAAGGCTGTCGTTAAACTACGGAGTTTCCTGCATAACTATGAAAAATATAACCGATAAAAATATAGACTTGCAGGACGTAATAGATTTAATTAAAAATGAAATTAAGAAGTCGGGGCATAAATGCCCAGATTATGCCGTAATCACCGGAGGCGTTCCAATAGGCGAGCCTGGTTCTACGGATTTTGTTAAAATAGTCAAGTTGTGCGCGGATTGA
- a CDS encoding peroxiredoxin family protein: MADQTKMAIISIHGTLDMAYPPLILASTAATLDIETAIFFTFYGLQILKKDAGDSLKVAPLGNPAMPMPVPNIIGALPGMTAMATSMMKSMIKKDGVASVPELISLCQETGVRLIACQMTMDLFGFKKEDMIDGLEYAGAATFMEYAANSQIHLAF; this comes from the coding sequence ATGGCTGATCAGACAAAAATGGCTATCATTTCTATTCACGGAACGCTGGATATGGCATACCCTCCGCTTATCCTGGCATCTACCGCGGCGACGCTGGATATCGAAACTGCAATATTTTTTACTTTTTACGGATTGCAGATACTCAAAAAAGATGCAGGAGATTCTTTGAAAGTCGCTCCGCTTGGAAATCCTGCCATGCCTATGCCGGTTCCAAATATTATAGGCGCTCTCCCGGGCATGACGGCAATGGCTACTTCTATGATGAAATCCATGATTAAGAAAGATGGCGTAGCATCGGTTCCCGAACTCATATCGTTATGCCAAGAAACAGGAGTAAGGCTTATTGCATGCCAGATGACGATGGATCTTTTCGGCTTTAAAAAGGAAGATATGATAGACGGGTTAGAATATGCAGGCGCCGCTACTTTCATGGAATATGCCGCTAACTCGCAAATCCATCTTGCTTTTTAA
- a CDS encoding ArsR family transcriptional regulator: MNEINIGEEYKTEAELLKTLGHPIRLKIIEVLVSNKSCVKNIWESLGISQATVSQHLISLKNKGIVSCKRDGVMMCYELNDKRIEKIFKDLKEFGNHDKNIPKKEKSILLNLPK, encoded by the coding sequence ATGAATGAAATTAATATCGGAGAAGAATATAAAACCGAAGCCGAACTTTTAAAAACGCTCGGACACCCTATAAGGCTTAAAATAATTGAGGTGCTTGTAAGCAATAAATCCTGCGTTAAAAATATTTGGGAATCTTTGGGAATTTCTCAGGCGACGGTTTCTCAGCACCTTATATCCCTTAAAAATAAAGGCATAGTAAGCTGCAAAAGGGACGGCGTCATGATGTGCTACGAACTTAACGACAAAAGAATCGAAAAAATATTTAAAGACCTTAAAGAATTCGGAAATCACGACAAAAACATTCCAAAAAAAGAAAAATCTATATTATTAAATTTACCTAAATAA
- a CDS encoding TolC family protein — MNMNKIYKSKKIIFTAFLSVALLIQLMPSKFSKKAFAFKAAIKPDISIKQAFIYALKYNKMLRLEKIKLNGAGYEKNEAMSGFFPKINFDEIYMNTNNPLYAFGNVLNQRILTDRNVQSYFSPSFLNNPGMIHNYESEFSIEQPIFMGGEIYFGYKRAQLHMQSVKKGLSEAKQEVLYGVAKAYYSVILAKKYVNLMKSMLKTAENYKTLSENLFKAGQVVSSDVLRAKVEAAKMKEKLASAEKNYRLAKYFLNITIGLPISSNYVITSKLKNRPLRKTISISSMQKTAFRERPDYKALLLNKKNMALGVKSAYGKFLPKLVAGYDYFSNGPAIHPDDSYSYAFTVMLHFNIFSGLYDYNNLQKSKSSYNEMLEYRGLLRDKIKMQVRKAYLQYKTDLINTGVAKLAALNAKQTLKITTNRYKAGMTTLINLDRTLDELKAAKLNYLNTLYKLNTDKYYIKLVTGTL; from the coding sequence ATGAATATGAATAAAATATATAAAAGCAAAAAAATTATTTTTACCGCTTTTTTGTCGGTTGCACTGCTTATACAGTTAATGCCGTCAAAATTTTCAAAAAAAGCGTTTGCCTTTAAAGCGGCTATAAAACCGGACATATCTATAAAACAGGCGTTTATATACGCGTTAAAATACAATAAAATGCTAAGATTGGAAAAAATTAAACTTAACGGCGCAGGATATGAGAAAAATGAAGCTATGAGCGGTTTTTTTCCAAAAATTAATTTCGACGAAATTTATATGAATACAAACAACCCTTTATATGCTTTCGGAAACGTTTTGAATCAGAGAATATTAACAGACCGTAACGTTCAATCATATTTCAGCCCTAGTTTTTTAAATAATCCTGGAATGATACATAATTATGAATCGGAGTTTTCTATAGAACAGCCCATATTTATGGGCGGAGAAATATACTTTGGATATAAAAGGGCTCAGCTTCATATGCAGTCTGTAAAAAAAGGTTTAAGCGAAGCAAAACAGGAAGTTTTATACGGCGTAGCAAAGGCATATTATTCCGTTATACTTGCTAAAAAATACGTCAACCTGATGAAAAGCATGCTGAAAACGGCGGAAAATTATAAAACGCTTTCCGAAAATTTATTTAAAGCAGGCCAGGTAGTATCTTCCGACGTATTAAGGGCAAAAGTAGAAGCCGCAAAAATGAAGGAAAAACTCGCATCAGCCGAAAAAAATTACAGGCTGGCAAAATATTTTTTAAATATAACGATTGGACTTCCTATAAGTTCTAACTATGTAATTACAAGCAAGCTAAAAAACAGGCCGTTAAGAAAAACCATCAGTATTTCATCTATGCAAAAAACTGCATTTAGAGAAAGACCGGATTATAAAGCCCTCCTTCTTAACAAAAAAAATATGGCGCTCGGCGTCAAATCGGCTTACGGAAAATTTTTACCGAAATTAGTCGCGGGATACGACTATTTCAGCAACGGACCGGCTATACATCCGGACGATTCATACAGTTATGCTTTTACCGTTATGCTGCATTTCAATATTTTTTCTGGGCTTTACGACTATAATAATCTGCAGAAATCTAAAAGTTCATACAACGAAATGCTTGAATATCGAGGGCTTTTAAGGGATAAAATTAAAATGCAGGTTAGAAAAGCATATCTGCAGTATAAAACAGACTTGATCAACACCGGCGTCGCCAAGCTTGCCGCATTAAATGCCAAGCAAACGCTTAAAATTACGACTAACAGATACAAAGCAGGAATGACGACTTTAATTAATTTGGACAGGACGCTCGACGAATTAAAAGCTGCTAAATTAAATTATCTAAACACTTTGTACAAACTTAATACAGATAAATATTATATAAAGCTCGTTACCGGAACGCTGTAA
- a CDS encoding zinc ribbon domain-containing protein, with amino-acid sequence MPIYEYECKKCGKIFEVYQRLSDKAEDIKCPICGAEKPVKRVSSFSSCGSGYGSAGYGSSSGGSCGGGGYSSGFG; translated from the coding sequence ATGCCGATATATGAATATGAATGCAAAAAATGCGGAAAAATATTTGAAGTCTATCAAAGACTAAGCGACAAAGCCGAGGACATAAAATGTCCGATATGCGGAGCGGAAAAACCTGTCAAAAGAGTCAGCTCATTCAGCAGTTGCGGAAGCGGATACGGTTCAGCAGGCTACGGATCATCATCCGGCGGTTCGTGCGGAGGCGGCGGATACAGCAGCGGTTTCGGCTGA